The Poseidonibacter lekithochrous region AATATTAGATTTGTAATAATCTGAGAAAATGCCCCAGGGAAAGAGTTTATTTTGATATTTTCATCACAGTTTATTTGGATATTAACATCTTTTTTTCTAATAACATTAATCATACTAAGAAGAGTTTCATCTATATACTCTTTAACGTAAAATTCTCTTTTTTCTTCACTTGTTTGATCAACTGAAATTTGTTTGAAACTTTTCACAAGTTGTGCGGTTCTTATTAAATTTGTATTAATTGAAGTAGCTATTTCTAGAGAATTATCTAAGAAATGCTCAAACTCTTCTTCTGTCATTTCTTCATTTTTATATAGTTTATTTACTTTTTTATTCAATTCAATAAAGTGTGTGATTCCAGTAATTCCAATTCCAACAGGAGTATTAATCTCATGTGCAACGCCTGCAACTAATCCACCTAAACTTGCCATCTTTTCAGAAATCACTAATTGTTTTTGTGTTTCTTCTAGATTAAAGATTGTAGTTTGTAACTCTTCATTTGAATCTGCTAATTCTTCATTGGTTACTTTTAATTCAATAGTTCTTCTCTCAACTTCATCTTCTAGGTTTTTATTAAGTTCATTTAGTTTTTTTGATACTTCTTTTAGTTGAGTAATATCAAACATTACACCTATGATTCCATCAATATTATTGTTTTCATCATAATAAACATTTTTGTAAAAAATCATATTCTTTCGGCTATTATCACGCCCTTTGAATATTCCTTCGTATTTTTGGTATGACCCACTATCAAATAACTCTTGATCTTTTTTATAATAAATATCTGCTATTTCTTTTGAAGTCATATCATATACAGACTTACCAATAATTTGATCTTTCCGTAAATCTAATAACTCTTCAAATGCTTTATTACATCCAGTATAAATACCTTTTTTATTTTTGTAATAAATTGGAGCTTGTACACTATCTATTAAATCTTGTTGGAATTTTAGTTGTTTTTTTGTTTTTGCTTCTGCAGTTTTTCTTTTTTGGATATTAATTAAAAGTAATATAATAAAAATGAACATGAAAATAAACACTACAATAAGAGTAATAATTTCTTTTTTATATGCTTGAAAGAAGTTTATTTTTTTATTTATAATTACACTATCTACTGGTAAATTTACACTTTCAATATTAAAAGCTTCTAACTTATTATTATCAAAGATGTATTTATTAGGACTTATATAAAGTACTGGAATATCTGATATTTTTGTTCCTTCTAGGATTTGTTTTCCCATTTTTGCAGCTGTTTTACCTTGATGATATCCACTGGTTAAGTATCCACCGATAATTCCGTTTTCAAGATTGAAATCCCACAATCCATAAAGAGGAGCTTTTGAGTATTTCTCTATCATTTCAGAAACTTCATAATACTCTAACGCCATATTATTTTTGGTTCGAAAATACACAGATAATAAAATAGCACTATTCTCTGGTAGGTTTTGAACCTTGTATTTTAGCTCTTCAAAAGAAACTTTTGTGATAATTTCAAAGTTTATTGATTTATCAGAATAATTTTTTATAATCTCTAATGCCTCTTTTTTGACAATATTTCCTGTGGTTGTATCATCAATAATAGTATAAATATTTTTGATATTTGGATGAAGTTTTTTTATTAATTGGTAATTTTTTATGATATTAGCTTGTTCATTAATACCTGTAAAATTACTAAATCCTTCTATATCTTTTGGTTTTAAGTAGTTAACTCCCATGAAAACAACTGGAGTTTTTTTGAATAAAGTATTATTGTGTTTTTTGATGAAATTAAAAGCATTATTATCAGAGCTAATAATCAAATCAAATTTGATCTTTTCATATTTTCTATCATAAGTTCTTTTTAATAAATCATAGTATTCATCGGATACAAAACGCTTTGTATCCATATATTCAACATAAAAATCTATAAAAGAAGAGTTAGTATTAAATACTTCTTTTATTCCTTTATTTATATCATCTGTCCATTTATATGTCTGATTATATGAGTGTAGAATTAGTACTTTTTGATTGTCGTTTGCATTTAGGTTTGTAGTAAAAAAAAAGAAAAAAGCTATTAAGTATAAGTATAAATTTTTCATCTTACTTTCCTTTGTATAAATTATACAATAAAAAATATGTAATTGTTATCTTCTTGTTAGTACACAAAAGCTAAATAAAAAAATAAGATAATATATAAAAGGATAGATGATGTTTTATATTTTAGTTTTACTATTTGCTTTTTATTTTGTATTAACTTTGGCATCTATTGTTGCTGTATTGCAAGAAGATATTTTATATTCAAAGAAAGAGAAGTTAAATAAAGTATTGTTTATTCTTTTTATTCCTATCATAGGCTCTATTGTTGAGCTTAGAAATATAGCTAAATATAAAAAACTAAAAAATGATAAATATGAAGATGATGTAAATAGAAATGCAAGAGTTTACGAGTTCTTTGATAATCATACCCCAGATATGCCCGTAAACAATCCTGATTCACCGCTGTAATTTCATTATGTAAGAGCTAATAAAAACAATAGTTATTAAACTTATTCCAACTACAAAAAAGAAGTCCTGAACCCCAAGATTTGATACCGCACTATGGAAAATCAAAGGGGAGCTAAACTGTCCAAAAAATAAAGCACTAGTAAAGTATCCCGAAGTTTTAACTCTTTTCTTTAATGTGGTACGACTTAACATCCATGCTGTAAGGTTTGTAAGCATTATTCCCCCACCAAAACCAAGTAAAGGAGCTGTAAAATAAAATAGATGTAATTCTTGAACTAAGCCAACACCTGTAAATCCCATAGCAATAATAAAAGTAGCTATTAGAAATATAGTTGAGTATGAGTATCTAGCTTTTAGTTTTGAGAAAGTAATAGCTCCAAATGCATTAGCTAAAAAAGCAGTACCAATAACACTTCCTGCAAACTTCCCAGAAGCTCCAAACTCTTCAATAAGTAAAAATGGTATTTGAGTAGGTAAAATAAAAAATATCAACATATAACAAAAGCTAAGAAAATATATAAAATACATTTTTGAACTAACTTGTACTTCATCATCTTTTATAGTATTAATTTTCACTTCTTTTAATTGAGTAATTGCCAAAGGCAAAAGTAAAAATCCAATAAGATAAATACCAAAAGAATATCTCCATGATATATCAGATAGAAAACCTCCACCAATAACAAATACAACCCCACCAACAGCAGTAAATGCACTTTGATATCCCATAAATTTATGTCGGCTTTGTTCTTTAAAATAATCTCCAACAAGTGAAGTAGATACAATCATTAGTGTAGCAACACAAACTCCAAATACAGCTCTAGAAGCTAGAAGTAATTCTAAGCTGTCCAAATAAAGACCAGTACTTCCCGAAATAGCAAATACAATCAGTGCGATAATAGCTGATCGTTTTTTACCAAATCGAAAAATAATATGTCCTAAAATAGGCGCAAGTATTGCTATAACAAAAGAGGGTAGTGTAAGCATAAGTCGTGAGTAAAATTCTATGTTTTTAATATCAGTAAAATGTTCTTTTAGATGAGGTAAAGCTGTAACAATAGCTACGTTTGACATCATAGTTGTCATAGAGATTAATAATAGTGTAAATATAGTAAGTTTTTTAATATCTGAATTCATTTTGGAATTGTAGCTAAAAATAGATTACGCAGACAGTGTCTGCGTAATTTTGTAGTTAATTATTATGTTTAATCAAAGATTTTTTTATACACATGACAATATGGAGTTTTGCCAGTTCTTAAATAATAGTTTTGATGGTAACCTTCCGCTGCATAAAATGGACTATGAGGTTTAAGAGTTGTTGCTACATCATAACCTTTTGACTCTAGGATATTTATTAGTTTCTCTGTAGTTTTCTTTTCTTCATCATTTCCATAAAATACCACTGATAGGTATTGACTTCCAATATCTGGACCTTGCCCGTCTTTTTGTGTTGGGTCATGGATTTCAAAGAATAGTTTTGCAAGAGTTTCATATGATACTTCTCTTGGGTCATAAATAACCTCTACAGTTTCCACATGTCCTGTATCGCCTTTTATTACGCCGTAATAATTAGGATTTTCTACAGTTCCACCCATATAACCACTAATTACGTCCTTTACACCTTTTTTGCTTTCCATTAGGTGCTCAACACCCCAAAAACAACCACCTGCAAAATATGCTCTTTTAGTGTTTTCATAATCAATGTTTTTGTTTTTAGGCACTTCTATTGCAGAAGAAAAGTTTGTAAAGAATAATGCTAATACTCCAAGTACTGCTATTACAAAATATTTATTCATTTTATATCCTTTTTATTGATTTATTTTATTTAAATCATGTGTAGTGTGTGTTTAATAATATTATTATTTTCTTATAACTTATCGTAATCTTGGTATCTATTAGATAAAATATAAGTAAAAATATTATTTTATGACTATAAAGGTTCAATATGAGAAGTAGCTGTTTTAATAAATATAAAGAGTATATTAGTTATACTTCTTTTAACACACCCCCTCCACCTCTCAATGAAGTGCCAACGAAGGGGTTTTCTTCATGAGTAACTTACAAGAACAACTTCAAAATATAAAAAATCAAGAAAATAGATATCAAAAAAAGTTTAAAACTTTTGATGAACAATTAATTTTATTAAAACAAAGAAAACTAAATATTACAAATGATTCTTTTGTATTATCTAAACTTCAAAGAATTAACTACTATAGACTTAGTGCTTATTTTTTACCATTTAAACAACTTCAAGATACAGATAAAAAAGATGATTTTTTAGAAAATACTTCTTTTGAAAATATTATTCAATTATATTATTTTGATAGTGAACTTAGAAAAATCATATTTGAAGCAATTGAGAGTATTGAGATATATTTTCGTACACAAATTACATATAGTCATGCTCTTAGATATGAATCATTTGGATATTTAGAAAAAGATAACTTTGAATGTTCTCAAGGTTTTTTTGAGAAAGTACTATTAAATCTAAAAGATGAAACAAAAAGATCAGAAGAAATTTTTATAAAACATTTTAAAGATACATATCAAACTACAGACTTACCACTTTGGGCAGTAGTAGAAGTAGTATCCTTTGGAACAATATCAAAACTGTATTCAATACTGAAAACAAATGAACAAAAAGAAGTGATATTTAAACTAAAAGGTATAAATAACAATGTCTTCAAAAACTGGCTTCATGGATTATCAGTAGTACGAAATATTTGTGCTCATCATAGTAGACTTTGGAATAAAACTTTAGGTGTTAAATTTGAAATACCAAGGAAACTTAATGAATTTAAAAGTATTAAAAGAACTAGCTTAGTTGATGGGAAAGAAATAAAACTAAATGACAAAATATTTTTTGTATTGAGTATTATTGAATTTATTCTTTCAAGTATAGGAGAAGATGAAATAGAGTTTAAAACAAAAATTAAAAACTTAATAAAAAAATATCCCAAAGTAAAATATGAGAGCATGGGATTTATTGAAAACTGGGAACAAAATCCTATTTGGAAAGATGAAGAATAAACTTATTTAGTTTAATTCTCTTCTTTTTTACCTTCTATTCGCTCTTTTTTATATTGTAAGTATGGAGTTATGATATTGTGATTTTTCATAACCTTTGAGAAGTCTTCTTTGCTTGTGATTCTTTTGACAATTGTTTCCATTGATTCTAGGTTTTTATTGTTTAGTTCTTCTTCTAGTTCTGCATATTCAATTAGTAGTGAGTCCATAGCAAAATGATAGTCAAAAGCCATAGCACCTTTATCATTGATTACTTTTTTTATGAATATCCAGTTATCAAATATTTTAGCCCAAGATCTTTTTTGTTCACCTGTTCTACAAAAAGTATTGATAATAGATTTCCATCTAAACAATGCAAAATATGCTTGATGACTAGACCAAAGCTCAGCAATCCACCAATCTTCATATTTTGGGAAACCATGAAAATTACACTTTGGAGGAGTTTTACCATCTTCACATTTTACAGTGAAGTTCTCTTTTAATACTGATAAAAATACAGAGAAATGTAGTATAAGAACTGGTATTTTATAGTTTAGCATCTCTAGTTCGCTAATTTTGCCATCTTTTGTATTCTTTAGAAGGTCTTTGAATTCGGCTTTTATTATGCCTAATTTATCGGCTAGTTCTTTGTGGTCTTTTAGATTTAACTCTAGGGATTTAACAGCTACTTCAAAAAGCTCTTTATCTTCGAAGTTTATATTCTCTGGAAGCTCATCTATAATCATCATAGCTTCTAGTTTTTGGTCGTCACTTCTTTCTTTGCTATTTAGGATTCGCATATTTTGTTCTTCAAAATATTTCTTTCTTCTTATAGCTTCTTCTAGTCTTTCTTTCTCTGCTAGTTCTTCTTGATCTTGTTTTAGAAGTTCTTCAAGCATAAGTTTGTGTTTTGTTAATAACTCTTGTGCCTCATCTAGTTTTGTTTCAGCAGAAGCTAGAGCTACTCTGGATAGTTTATTTTCGCCTGATTCATGGTCAGCTAGTTGTTTTCGCTCAAATTTAACTCTTGCTTCTTCTGCTTTGATTAATTCTTCTAGGGCTATAAGGCTATTCATTTTTTATCCAGTCAAAAATTTATTACTTGTATTATATCTTAATATGTGTCAATAATATTTGTATTTGTTCATCTTTACTGTAATTGAATCGAAACTCACACTCTTTAAGATAATAGAAAAAATGCTCTTCTTTTATGCCTTTGTATCTTTTTATATTTTCTTCTAAAAATTGCCAAAATCTATATAGATTCGTTTTATATGATTCTTTTGAGTGAATTTTGTGCCAGTTTAAATACTGTTCAAAGTTCTCATTATTACTTTCTTTTCTATTTATTAGTTTGGGCATTAGTAGGGTATAGACTTTTCCAGTTGAGTAAAAGCCCATAATATTAATAGCTTCATATAAGGATTTTATTTTTTTATTTTTTTGTCTTTGATTAAAGTAGTAGTACTCTTCATATTCATTATAGTCTTTGATAGTATTATTGTATTCATCTTCTAAGAATTTAGCAATATTGTATCTATATTCATCATATCTATCTTTGATGGTTCTATAATTTACTCCCATCTCTTTTGATAACTCCAGAGCTGTTTTATTTTCACAAAATGCAGTTTTTATTAATCTATCTTTTTCTAATTTTTTTAGGGAATATTTCTTTGTACATTGTTTACATTTGATATAGTCATCTTTGAGTTTATAAAAGTTTGTGCTGCCACAGTTTTGACATTTCATATTTGATTTTATCTCTTTTTTGCGATTTTGTTCTAAAGCTACATAAGTGTAATGTATAAATTAGTTTAACTTTATTTTGTTTAATATATACTACGAAAAATTGAATAATCATTCATAAGGTGAAAATATGGAATCAATAGGATTACTTTTAATATTTTGGTATGGAATTTTACATGCATTTGGACCAGATCATCTAACAGCAATTGCAGATTTTTCTATTGGAAAAAATAAAAGAAAAACTATGACAATTACAACGATGTTTGCTATAGGTCATGGTGTGTCTTTATTTATCTTTGCTAAGATTTTAGAAACGTACAATATCTCAGAGGATATTCTAGGATATGGAGATATTATCTCTGCATTAGTAATTTTTGGAATGGGTGTATATTTACTATTCTTAGTATTTACAAATAGAATCAATCTAAACAAACACGTTCATGATGGTGTTGAACATGTTCATATTTATTTTGGAAAAGAACATACTCACTCGAACAAAGATGTTACATCAGCATTTACAATAGGTACACTTATGGGAATAGGTGGAGTTAGAGGTATGCTAGTAACTTTAGGTTTAGTTGAATCAGCTAGTGTTGACTTCTCAATGGTATTAGCCTTTACTTTAGGTGTTATGCTTATATTTATTGGTTTTGGTGCAGTTATTTTATATATCAATAGTAACTTATTAAAGTCACTAAAAAATATCAAAAGAGTATTCACATTTGCAGGGCTAGTTTCTTTAGTAGTAGGGTCTAATATCTTACTTGGGTAGTTTTATTATGTAATGAGCAAGTTTTAAAAACTTGCCCATTCATCTTCATCATTGTTATTTTGTACAAACTCTTTTTGTTTTGCTTCACGATTTGGAGTATTTTTTTCTATTACTTTTCTCTCAGTTTTTATAGCTGTTGTATTTTCTTCTACTTTTTTTTCAATAACTTTTGCTTTAACTTCATCTTTTCCTATGAACTCTTTAGAGTTTGCATTTGAAACTACTAGTTTTGCAATAGTATCTGTTTGTACTGCTACATCATAAGTTTGATTTGCTATTCTTGCATTTTCTTGAGTTTGTCTATCTAATGAATTTACAGCATCATTAATTTGTTCAATTCCAGATAACTGCTCTTTACTTGATGATTCAACATCTTTGATTAAGTCTATTGTTTTTGTGATGTTTTCATTTAGGTCTTTATATCCACTAATCATATCATCAGATATTTTTTTACCTTGGTCAGCTTTTCTTGTAGCACTCTCTACTAAATCTTTAATCTCTTTAGCCGCTTCTGCTGATCTTGATGCAAGATTTCGCACCTCTTGTGCAACTACTGCGAAACCTTTACCAGCTTCACCTGCTGTTGCTGCTTCAACGGCTGCATTTAATGAAAGAATATTTGTTTGGAAGGCAATTTGGTCAATAACAGTAATAGCTTCATTAATTGCATTTACTTCATTATCTATTTCATTCATAGCATCTGTTGTTTGATTAGCTAATCTTTCTCCAGAAGAAGCTGAGTTTGTTACACTTGAAGCTAATTGAGACATTTGTACAATATTATTAGTATTATTAGAAATATTACTTGTGATTTGTTCAATTGCTGCGGCTGTTTCTTCTAACGCTGCTGCTGCTTCATTTGAATTTTTATTTAGAGTATCTACA contains the following coding sequences:
- a CDS encoding sensor histidine kinase gives rise to the protein MKNLYLYLIAFFFFFTTNLNANDNQKVLILHSYNQTYKWTDDINKGIKEVFNTNSSFIDFYVEYMDTKRFVSDEYYDLLKRTYDRKYEKIKFDLIISSDNNAFNFIKKHNNTLFKKTPVVFMGVNYLKPKDIEGFSNFTGINEQANIIKNYQLIKKLHPNIKNIYTIIDDTTTGNIVKKEALEIIKNYSDKSINFEIITKVSFEELKYKVQNLPENSAILLSVYFRTKNNMALEYYEVSEMIEKYSKAPLYGLWDFNLENGIIGGYLTSGYHQGKTAAKMGKQILEGTKISDIPVLYISPNKYIFDNNKLEAFNIESVNLPVDSVIINKKINFFQAYKKEIITLIVVFIFMFIFIILLLINIQKRKTAEAKTKKQLKFQQDLIDSVQAPIYYKNKKGIYTGCNKAFEELLDLRKDQIIGKSVYDMTSKEIADIYYKKDQELFDSGSYQKYEGIFKGRDNSRKNMIFYKNVYYDENNNIDGIIGVMFDITQLKEVSKKLNELNKNLEDEVERRTIELKVTNEELADSNEELQTTIFNLEETQKQLVISEKMASLGGLVAGVAHEINTPVGIGITGITHFIELNKKVNKLYKNEEMTEEEFEHFLDNSLEIATSINTNLIRTAQLVKSFKQISVDQTSEEKREFYVKEYIDETLLSMINVIRKKDVNIQINCDENIKINSFPGAFSQIITNLIFNSFIHGFGDNKNGDITITATLEDNKLKVIYKDTGKGIQEENINKIFDPFFTTNRNNGGTGLGLNIIYNIVTSTLKGSITCKSKVNEGVEFTIITHV
- a CDS encoding MFS transporter, with amino-acid sequence MNSDIKKLTIFTLLLISMTTMMSNVAIVTALPHLKEHFTDIKNIEFYSRLMLTLPSFVIAILAPILGHIIFRFGKKRSAIIALIVFAISGSTGLYLDSLELLLASRAVFGVCVATLMIVSTSLVGDYFKEQSRHKFMGYQSAFTAVGGVVFVIGGGFLSDISWRYSFGIYLIGFLLLPLAITQLKEVKINTIKDDEVQVSSKMYFIYFLSFCYMLIFFILPTQIPFLLIEEFGASGKFAGSVIGTAFLANAFGAITFSKLKARYSYSTIFLIATFIIAMGFTGVGLVQELHLFYFTAPLLGFGGGIMLTNLTAWMLSRTTLKKRVKTSGYFTSALFFGQFSSPLIFHSAVSNLGVQDFFFVVGISLITIVFISSYIMKLQR
- the msrA gene encoding peptide-methionine (S)-S-oxide reductase MsrA, yielding MNKYFVIAVLGVLALFFTNFSSAIEVPKNKNIDYENTKRAYFAGGCFWGVEHLMESKKGVKDVISGYMGGTVENPNYYGVIKGDTGHVETVEVIYDPREVSYETLAKLFFEIHDPTQKDGQGPDIGSQYLSVVFYGNDEEKKTTEKLINILESKGYDVATTLKPHSPFYAAEGYHQNYYLRTGKTPYCHVYKKIFD
- a CDS encoding Abi family protein, with the protein product MSNLQEQLQNIKNQENRYQKKFKTFDEQLILLKQRKLNITNDSFVLSKLQRINYYRLSAYFLPFKQLQDTDKKDDFLENTSFENIIQLYYFDSELRKIIFEAIESIEIYFRTQITYSHALRYESFGYLEKDNFECSQGFFEKVLLNLKDETKRSEEIFIKHFKDTYQTTDLPLWAVVEVVSFGTISKLYSILKTNEQKEVIFKLKGINNNVFKNWLHGLSVVRNICAHHSRLWNKTLGVKFEIPRKLNEFKSIKRTSLVDGKEIKLNDKIFFVLSIIEFILSSIGEDEIEFKTKIKNLIKKYPKVKYESMGFIENWEQNPIWKDEE